One genomic segment of Sorex araneus isolate mSorAra2 chromosome X, mSorAra2.pri, whole genome shotgun sequence includes these proteins:
- the C1QL2 gene encoding complement C1q-like protein 2: protein MALGLLIALPLLLQAAPPGAAHYEMMGTCRMICDPYSAAPSGGPAGAKAPPPGPSTAALEVLQDLSANPPPPFIQGPKGDPGRPGKPGPRGPPGEPGPPGPRGPPGEKGDSGRPGLPGLQLTAGTAGGVGVVGGGTGGGGDSEGEVTGALSAAFSGPKIAFYVGLKSPHEGYEVLKFDDVVTNLGNHYDPTTGKFSCQVRGIYFFTYHILMRGGDGTSMWADLCKNGQVRASAIAQDADQNYDYASNSVVLHLDSGDEVYVKLDGGKAHGGNNNKYSTFSGFLLYPD from the exons ATGGCGCTGGGGCTGCTCATCGccctgccgctgctgctgcaggCGGCGCCCCCCGGCGCCGCGCACTATGAAATGATGGGCACCTGCCGCATGATCTGCGACCCCTACAGCGCCGCGCCCAGCGGGGGTCCCGCGGGCGCCAAGGCGCCGCCGCCCGGACCCAGCACGGCGGCCCTGGAAGTCTTGCAGGACCTGAGCGCCAACCCTCCGCCCCCTTTCATCCAGGGACCCAAGGGCGACCCGGGACGACCTGGCAAGCCCGGACCGCGGGGCCCCCCTGGAGAGCCGGGCCCGCCGGGACCCAGGGGCCCTCCGGGGGAGAAGGGCGACTCGGGGAGGCCTGGCCTGCCCGGGTTGCAGCTGACGGCGGGCACGGCAGGCGGTGTCGGGGTGGTGGGTGGCGGAACCGGGGGCGGCGGCGACTCGGAGGGCGAAGTGACGGGCGCGCTGAGCGCCGCCTTCAGTGGCCCCAAGATCGCCTTCTACGTGGGTCTTAAGAGCCCCCACGAAGGCTACGAGGTGCTCAAGTTTGACGACGTGGTCACCAACCTCGGCAACCACTACGACCCCACGACCGGCAAGTTCAGCTGTCAGGTGCGCGGCATCTACTTTTTCACCTACCACATCCTCATGCGCGGCGGCGATGGCACCAGCATGTGGGCGGATCTCTGCAAGAACGGGCAG GTCCGGGCCAGCGCCATCGCCCAGGACGCAGACCAGAATTACGACTACGCCAGCAACAGTGTGGTACTGCACCTCGATTCCGGGGACGAGGTGTACGTGAAGCTGGATGGCGGGAAGGCGCACGGAGGCAACAACAACAAGTACAGCACGTTCTCCGGCTTCCTGCTGTACCCGGATTAG